Proteins encoded together in one Catellatospora citrea window:
- a CDS encoding family 43 glycosylhydrolase, protein MKHPFTRQTGRNLRRLALLGAGLLLALTLAPVSAGADNPIVQTIYTADPAPLVYNGRVYLYTGHDEDGSTYFTMKEWRVYSSADMANWTDHGSPMSLSTFSWASADAWAGHVAYRNGKFYWYVPVKNRSTGGMAIGVGVSSSPTGPFTDALGRPLVENGEIDPNVLIDDDGQAYLYWGNPRLWYVRLNTDMISYSGSPTQIALTTSGYGTRTGNTSRPTLYEEGPWVYKRNGLYYNVFAAECCSEFIGYSTASSPTGPWTYRGTVMPRQGGSFTNHAGVVDFNGGSYFFYHNGALPGGGGYTRSVAVEKFAYNSNGTIPTINMTSSGAPQVGTLNPYVRQEAETIAWESGVETEPASEGTLDVGWIDNGDHLKVKGVAFGSGATSFTARVASAGAGGNIELRLDSLSGPVVGTCGVAGTGGYQTWATVSCGVSGATGTRDLYLRFTGSGGGLFNVNWWQFGGGVSGGNQLTNADVEAGTTGWAVFGSGTLAPDTSVVHGGSRSLLITGRTASWNGIRQDVTAKLVNGKSYTTNVWVRTQSGTPSAKVTLAVTANGSTGYVQLTPATTVNSGGWIQLTGTATVSWTGTLSGASLYVETAAGTDGYYLDDASFQ, encoded by the coding sequence GTGAAACATCCGTTCACCCGGCAGACCGGCCGGAACCTGCGCCGCCTCGCCCTGCTCGGCGCCGGCCTGCTGCTCGCGCTCACGCTCGCGCCGGTCAGCGCCGGCGCGGACAACCCGATCGTCCAGACGATCTACACCGCTGACCCCGCGCCCCTGGTTTACAACGGCCGCGTGTACCTCTACACCGGACACGACGAGGACGGATCGACGTATTTCACCATGAAGGAGTGGCGGGTCTACTCCTCGGCGGACATGGCCAACTGGACCGACCACGGGTCGCCGATGAGCCTGTCCACCTTCAGCTGGGCCAGCGCCGACGCCTGGGCCGGGCATGTGGCCTACCGCAACGGGAAGTTCTACTGGTACGTCCCGGTGAAGAACCGGTCGACCGGGGGCATGGCCATCGGTGTCGGCGTCTCCAGCAGCCCCACCGGCCCGTTCACCGACGCCCTCGGCCGTCCGCTGGTCGAGAACGGAGAGATCGACCCCAACGTCCTCATCGACGACGACGGTCAGGCCTACCTGTACTGGGGCAACCCACGGCTGTGGTACGTCCGGCTGAACACCGACATGATCTCGTACTCGGGCAGCCCGACCCAGATCGCGCTGACCACCAGCGGTTACGGCACCCGCACCGGCAACACCAGCCGCCCGACGCTGTACGAGGAAGGCCCCTGGGTCTACAAGCGCAACGGCCTGTACTACAACGTGTTCGCGGCCGAATGCTGCTCGGAGTTCATCGGCTACTCGACGGCGTCCAGCCCGACCGGGCCCTGGACCTACCGCGGGACCGTCATGCCGCGGCAGGGCGGCAGCTTCACCAACCACGCCGGCGTCGTCGACTTCAACGGCGGCTCCTACTTCTTCTACCACAACGGCGCCCTGCCCGGCGGCGGCGGCTACACCCGGTCGGTGGCCGTCGAGAAGTTCGCGTACAACAGCAACGGCACCATTCCGACGATCAACATGACGAGCTCCGGCGCGCCGCAGGTCGGCACGCTGAACCCGTACGTGCGCCAGGAAGCCGAGACGATCGCCTGGGAGTCCGGCGTGGAGACCGAGCCGGCGAGCGAGGGCACCCTCGACGTCGGCTGGATCGACAACGGCGACCACCTCAAGGTCAAGGGTGTCGCCTTCGGTTCCGGTGCGACGTCCTTCACCGCCCGGGTCGCCTCGGCGGGCGCGGGCGGCAACATCGAGCTGCGGCTGGACAGCCTGTCGGGCCCCGTCGTGGGCACGTGCGGGGTGGCCGGCACGGGCGGCTACCAGACCTGGGCGACGGTCTCGTGCGGGGTGTCGGGAGCGACCGGCACGCGTGATCTGTACCTGAGGTTCACCGGCAGCGGCGGCGGCCTGTTCAACGTGAACTGGTGGCAGTTCGGCGGCGGCGTCTCCGGCGGCAACCAGCTGACCAACGCCGACGTGGAGGCCGGCACGACCGGGTGGGCCGTGTTCGGCAGCGGCACCCTGGCCCCGGACACGTCCGTCGTGCACGGCGGCAGCAGGTCGCTGCTCATCACCGGCCGCACCGCCTCCTGGAACGGCATCCGCCAGGACGTCACCGCCAAGCTCGTCAACGGCAAGAGCTACACGACCAACGTCTGGGTACGCACCCAGAGCGGCACACCCTCGGCGAAGGTCACCCTCGCCGTGACGGCCAACGGGTCGACCGGATACGTGCAGCTCACCCCTGCCACGACGGTCAACTCCGGCGGGTGGATCCAGCTGACCGGCACCGCGACCGTCTCCTGGACCGGGACGCTGTCGGGCGCGAGCCTCTACGTCGAGACGGCCGCCGGGACCGACGGCTACTACCTCGACGACGCCTCCTTCCAGTGA
- a CDS encoding PQQ-dependent sugar dehydrogenase, whose translation MSIRDGLPPHRTRRWFSAGSAFLLTATGATAVLTAGPAGLGGPAPAQAHTIVSTDYQQVTLAKGVSETGEPMTLAVLPDRSVLHTARNGTLRRTDAAGNTAVVGTISVYGHDEEGLHGVGVDPNFAANRYIYLYYAPPLSTPSGDAPATGSNWSAWQGVNRLSRFTLNSDFTVNQSSKVDILDVAADRGICCHTGGDIDFDAAGNLYLSTGDDTNPFESAGFAPLDERTNRNPAYDAQRSAANTNDLRGKILRIKVNANGSYSIPDGNMFVDSDSRTRPEIYAMGFRNPFRISVDKATGVVYVGDYGPDSGSTTSRGPSGQVEFNRVTGPGFYGWPYCTGTNSSSETYAEWDFAANSAGSKYNCSGGPTNNSFRNTGLPTLPAAKAAWIRYAGDSGSPSEFGSGSESPMGGPVYRYDASSSSSTKFPQGFDGQFFAGEFGRGWIKPIHVNSDGTRGAIETFPWSGKQVMDMAFGPDGALYVLDYGTGYYNGDANSALYRFDYVGSGNRAPTAVATADRTSGTAPLTVNFSSAGSSDPEGGTLTYSWAFGDGTTSTAANPAKTYSANGTYNATLTVRDPQGATGSASVQIGVGNTAPTVTITTPANGQLFSFGETVPFSITVSDPEDGTIDCTKVKMTYVLGHDSHGHQITSQSGCSGSIAVPVDGEHDDAANIFGVFDAEYTDAGGLTTHTQHTLQPRKRQAEHFKTSSGVATYDKSAAEGGKTVGDIHNGDWIAFQPYRISNATSFSARVSSAGSGGTLQIRAGSATGTVLGSATVPVTGGWDTFTTVTGAIASPPSGTTTLYLTFAGSGTGFLYDLDSFTLATGSASTSTGPVKGLAGKCLDVRNGATADGTQIQLLTCNGAAAQTWTVSGSTLRALGKCLDVNGGGTANGTKIQLWTCTGGAAQNWTYQSSDQTLRNPQSGKCLDVSGNNSADGTVVALWTCNGGANQKWTLP comes from the coding sequence ATGTCCATCAGGGACGGCCTCCCCCCGCACCGCACCAGACGATGGTTCTCCGCAGGCTCAGCGTTCCTGCTGACCGCGACCGGCGCGACCGCCGTTCTCACCGCGGGCCCCGCCGGGCTCGGCGGCCCGGCGCCGGCGCAGGCGCACACGATCGTCAGCACCGACTACCAGCAGGTCACCCTCGCCAAGGGAGTGTCCGAGACGGGCGAGCCGATGACGCTGGCCGTGCTGCCGGACCGGTCGGTCCTGCACACCGCGCGCAACGGCACGCTCCGGCGCACCGATGCGGCCGGCAACACGGCCGTGGTCGGCACCATCTCGGTCTACGGCCACGACGAGGAGGGCCTGCATGGCGTCGGGGTCGACCCGAACTTCGCGGCCAACCGCTACATCTACCTGTACTACGCGCCGCCGCTGTCGACCCCGAGCGGCGACGCCCCGGCCACCGGCAGCAACTGGTCGGCCTGGCAGGGCGTCAACCGGCTCTCCCGGTTCACGCTGAACTCCGACTTCACCGTCAACCAGTCGAGCAAGGTCGACATCCTGGACGTCGCCGCGGACCGGGGCATCTGCTGCCACACCGGCGGCGACATCGACTTCGACGCGGCGGGCAACCTGTACCTGTCGACCGGCGACGACACCAACCCGTTCGAGTCCGCCGGGTTCGCGCCGCTCGACGAGCGGACCAACCGCAACCCCGCCTACGACGCCCAGCGGTCCGCGGCCAACACCAACGACCTGCGCGGCAAGATCCTCCGGATCAAGGTCAACGCGAACGGCTCGTACTCGATCCCGGACGGCAACATGTTCGTGGACTCCGACAGCCGGACGCGCCCGGAGATCTACGCGATGGGCTTCCGCAACCCGTTCCGGATCAGCGTGGACAAGGCCACCGGCGTGGTCTACGTCGGCGACTACGGCCCCGACTCGGGCAGCACCACCAGCCGCGGCCCGAGCGGGCAGGTCGAGTTCAACCGGGTCACCGGGCCGGGCTTCTACGGCTGGCCCTACTGCACCGGCACGAACAGCTCCAGCGAGACGTACGCCGAGTGGGACTTCGCCGCCAACAGCGCCGGATCGAAGTACAACTGCAGCGGCGGCCCGACCAACAACTCCTTCCGCAACACCGGCCTGCCAACCCTGCCGGCCGCGAAGGCGGCCTGGATCCGCTACGCCGGCGACTCCGGCAGCCCGTCGGAGTTCGGCAGCGGCTCGGAGTCGCCGATGGGCGGCCCGGTCTACCGGTACGACGCCTCGTCGTCGTCCAGCACCAAGTTCCCGCAGGGCTTCGACGGGCAGTTCTTCGCCGGCGAGTTCGGGCGGGGCTGGATCAAGCCGATCCACGTCAACTCCGACGGCACCCGCGGCGCCATCGAGACGTTCCCCTGGAGCGGCAAGCAGGTCATGGACATGGCCTTCGGGCCGGACGGCGCGCTGTACGTGCTGGACTACGGCACCGGCTACTACAACGGCGATGCCAACTCGGCCCTGTACCGCTTCGACTACGTGGGCAGCGGCAACCGGGCCCCGACCGCCGTGGCGACAGCCGACCGGACCTCCGGCACGGCCCCGCTGACCGTGAACTTCTCCTCGGCGGGATCGTCGGACCCCGAAGGCGGCACGCTCACGTACTCGTGGGCCTTCGGTGACGGCACCACGTCGACGGCCGCCAACCCGGCCAAGACCTACAGCGCCAACGGCACGTACAACGCCACGCTGACGGTCCGGGACCCGCAGGGCGCCACCGGCTCGGCGAGCGTGCAGATCGGCGTCGGCAACACCGCGCCGACGGTCACCATCACCACCCCCGCCAACGGGCAGCTGTTCAGCTTCGGTGAGACCGTCCCGTTCAGCATCACGGTGTCCGACCCCGAGGACGGCACCATCGACTGCACCAAGGTCAAGATGACCTACGTGCTCGGCCACGACAGCCACGGCCACCAGATCACCTCGCAGAGCGGCTGCAGCGGGTCGATCGCGGTCCCCGTCGACGGCGAGCACGATGACGCCGCCAACATCTTCGGCGTCTTCGACGCCGAGTACACCGACGCGGGCGGCCTGACCACGCACACCCAGCACACCCTGCAGCCGCGCAAGCGCCAGGCCGAGCATTTCAAGACCTCGTCCGGCGTCGCCACCTACGACAAGAGCGCCGCCGAGGGCGGCAAGACCGTCGGTGACATCCACAACGGTGACTGGATCGCGTTCCAGCCGTACCGGATCAGCAACGCGACCTCCTTCAGCGCCCGCGTCTCCTCCGCGGGCAGCGGCGGCACGCTGCAGATCCGGGCCGGGTCGGCCACCGGCACCGTGCTCGGCTCGGCGACCGTGCCGGTCACCGGCGGGTGGGACACCTTCACCACGGTCACCGGCGCGATCGCCAGCCCGCCGAGCGGCACCACCACCCTGTACCTGACCTTCGCCGGGTCCGGCACCGGGTTCCTGTACGACCTCGACTCGTTCACCCTGGCCACCGGCAGCGCCTCCACCAGCACCGGCCCGGTCAAGGGCCTGGCGGGCAAGTGCCTGGACGTGCGCAACGGGGCGACGGCCGACGGCACGCAGATCCAGCTGCTCACGTGCAACGGGGCTGCCGCGCAGACGTGGACGGTGTCGGGATCGACGCTGCGGGCGTTGGGCAAGTGCCTGGACGTCAACGGCGGCGGGACCGCGAACGGCACGAAGATCCAGTTGTGGACGTGCACCGGCGGCGCGGCGCAGAACTGGACCTACCAGAGTTCGGATCAGACACTGCGCAACCCGCAGTCGGGCAAGTGCCTGGACGTGTCCGGCAACAACTCGGCCGATGGCACCGTCGTGGCCCTGTGGACTTGCAACGGCGGCGCCAACCAGAAGTGGACCCTGCCCTGA